The following coding sequences lie in one Phalacrocorax carbo chromosome 3, bPhaCar2.1, whole genome shotgun sequence genomic window:
- the DLL1 gene encoding delta-like protein 1 → MGGRFLLALALLSVLLSRCQVGCSGVFELKLQEFVNKKGLLSNRNCCRGGGPGGGGLQQCDCKTFFRVCLKHYQASVSPEPPCTYGSAITPVLGANSFSVPDGAGGADPAFSNPIRFPFGFTWPGTFSLIIEALHTDSPDDLTTENPERLISRLATQRHLAVGEEWSQDLHSSGRTDLKYSYRFVCDEHYYGEGCSVFCRPRDDAFGHFTCGERGEKVCNPGWKGQYCTEPICLPGCDEQHGFCEKPGECKCRVGWQGRYCDECIRYPGCLHGTCQQPWQCNCQEGWGGLFCNQDLNYCTHHKPCKNGATCTNTGQGSYTCSCRPGYTGSSCETEINECDANPCKNGGSCTDLENSYSCTCPPGFYGKNCELSAMTCADGPCFNGGRCTDNPDGGYSCRCPLGYSGFNCEKKIDYCSSSPCANGAQCVDLGNSYICQCQAGFTGRHCDDNVDDCASFPCVNGGTCQDGVNDYSCTCPPGYNGKNCSTPVSRCEHNPCHNGATCHERNNRYVCECARGYGGLNCQFLLPEPPQGPVIVDFTEKYTEGQNAQFPWIAVCAGIILVLMLLLGCAAVVVCVRLRVQKGHHQPDACRSETETMNNLANCQREKDISISVIGATQIKNTNKKVDFHSDNSDKNGYKVRYPSVDYNLVHELKNEDSVKEEHSKCEAKCETYDSEAEEKSAVQLKSDTSERKRPDSVYSTSKDTKYQSVYVISEEKDECIIATEV, encoded by the exons ATGGGAGGTCGGTTCCTGCTGGCGCTCGCCCTCCTCTCGGTGCTGCTGAGCCGCTGCCAG GTCGGCTGCTCCGGGGTCTTCGAGCTGAAGCTGCAGGAGTTTGTCAATAAGAAGGGGCTGCTCAGCAACCGCAACTGCTGccgcgggggcggccccggcggcggggggctgcagcagtgcGACTGCAAGACCTTCTTCCGCGTCTGCCTCAAGCACTACCAGGCCAGCGTCTCCCCCGAGCCGCCCTGCACCTACGGCAGCGCCATCACCCCCGTCCTCGGCGCCAACTCCTTCAGCGTCCCCGACGGCGCGGGCGGCGCCGACCCCGCCTTCAGCAACCCCATCCGCTTCCCCTTCGGCTTCACCTGGCCC GGCACCTTCTCGCTCATCATTGAGGCGCTGCATACAGACTCTCCTGATGACCTCACTACAG AAAACCCCGAGCGCCTCATCAGCCGCCTGGCCACCCAGAGGCACTTGGCGGTGGGTGAAGAGTGGTCCCAGGACCTGCACAGCAGTGGCCGCACTGACCTCAAGTACTCCTATCGCTTTGTGTGCGACGAGCACTACTACGGAGAAGGCTGCTCTGTCTTCTGCCGCCCCCGGGATGATGCCTTTGGTCACTTCACCTGTGGAGAGCGTGGCGAGAAAGTCTGCAACCCGGGCTGGAAAGGCCAGTACTGCACCGAGC CGATTTGTTTGCCTGGATGCGATGAGCAACACGGCTTTTGCGAAAAACCTGGGGAATGCAA atgcagAGTGGGTTGGCAGGGGCGATATTGTGATGAGTGCATCCGATATCCAGGTTGCCTTCATGGTACCTGTCAGCAGCCGTGGCAGTGCAACTGCCAGGAAGGCTGGGGCGGCCTTTTCTGCAACCAGG ACCTGAACTACTGCACCCACCACAAGCCCTGCAAGAATGGTGCCACATGCACCAACACTGGTCAGGGGAGCTACACTTGTTCTTGCCGACCCGGGTACACAGGCTCCAGCTGTGAGACTGAAATCAATGAATGCGACGCCAACCCTTGCAAGAACGGTGGAAGCTGCACT GATCTTGAGAACAGCTATTCCTGTACCTGCCCCCCGGGCTTCTATGGTAAAAACTGTGAGCTGAGCGCAATGACTTGTGCTGATGGGCCATGCTTCAATGGTGGGCGATGCACCGACAACCCTGATGGGGGATACAGCTGCCGCTGCCCGCTGGGTTATTCTGGGTTcaactgtgaaaagaaaatcGATTACTGCAGTTCCAGCCCTTGTGCTAACG GAGCCCAGTGCGTCGATCTGGGGAACTCCTACATATGCCAGTGCCAGGCTGGCTTCACTGGGAGACACTGCGATGATAACGTGGACGACTGCGCCTCCTTCCCCTGCGTCAACGGAGGGACCTGCCAGGATGGCGTCAATGACTATTCCTGCACCTGCCCCCCGGGATACAACGGGAAGAACTGCAGCACCCCAGTGAGCAGATGCGAACACAACCCCTGCCACAACGGGGCCACCTGCCACGAAAGAAACAACCGCTACGTCTGTGAGTGCGCCCGAGGGTACGGCGGGCTCAACTGCCAGTTTTTGCTCCCTGAGCCGCCTCAGGGACCGGTCATTGTCGACTTCACCGAGAAGTACACGGAAGGCCAGAACGCCCAGTTCCCCTGGATCGCCGTCTGCGCCGGGATTATTCTGGTCctcatgctgctgctggggtgcGCTGCTGTGGTCGTCTGCGTCAGGCTTAGAGTGCAGAAGGGGCACCACCAGCCTGACGCTTGCAGGAGCGAGACTGAGACCATGAACAACCTGGCGAACTGCCAGCGTGAGAAGGACATTTCCATAAGTGTCATTGGTGCCACTCAGATTAAAAACACGAATAAGAAAGTAGACTTTCACAGCGATAACTCCGATAAAAATGGCTACAAAGTCAGATACCCATCAGTGGATTACAATTTGGTGCACGAACTCAAGAACGAGGACTCTGTTAAAGAGGAGCACAGCAAATGTGAAGCCAAGTGTGAAACGTATGATTcggaggcagaggagaaaagtGCAGTACAACTGAAGAG TGATACTTCTGAAAGAAAGCGACCAGATTCAGTATATTCCACTTCAAAGGACACAAAGTACCAGTCGGTGTATGTCATATCAGAAGAGAAAGACGAGTGCATCATAGCAACTGAG GTGTAA